GCCCGCTGCCCGCTCGCCCGTGGAGAAGGCGATGGCATCGCCCGCGGGCGACCAGTCGGCCCACAGGACATTGTCAATCCCGAGCGGCGACGGAGATTCGCCCTTGACGGTGGTGGTGATGACCCACAGCGAGTTGAATACGGGATCATCCCCCTTGGGGTTCTCGCGGGAGTACAGGAGCAGTTTCCCGTCGCGGGACAGGCTGAAGACCTGGCGGTCCAGGTCACCCTCCGAGGTCAGGGGCCTGCGCCCCTCGCTGTTCTCGCGCATGATCCAGGCGTTGCGGCTGGAGATGTAGGCGATGGTGCCCTTGAACGCCACGGGGGGCAGCGAGCCTTTGGAACCCACGACGAGAATCTCATCCACCGGCGCGACGGCGGTGGCGCGTTTCACCAGGTTTCGGCTCACTTCTACGCCGTCTTCGCGCACGATGCGGTAGGTGAGTTCCTCCACGCCTTCCTTGCCCGCCTGGATGAGCCGGTGCTCGCCGGCGGGCAGCGCCTCATCGTGGATGATCTTGCGCGCGTAGGGGATGGGCTGGGTCTGGGTGAGCATCTCCTCGGTAACGCGCACGATGACGATGCGAAGCCCAGGCGCGATGGCCGTCCACGAGGGCGGCGACACGCGATCCAGCGCACCCAGCGCGACGCCGGCTTCCTTGAGCGCCTGGTTGACGGTCGCGGCGGTCGTGCTGAAGACCCGCTCCTCGCCATCGGCCACGATGGTGATGGTCGTGGCGCTGGGGGACGCGCAGGCGGAAAGCAGGGCCAGCGCCGCGACGATGAGGGCGCAGGCCGCAACGGCAAAGTATCGGCGGCTGGAGCGGCGGCAAACGGCACCGGGTTTCATAGGTTCTTGGAGTACCTAGGCTGGATCCTGGCCGCCGGGGTGGTCATCGGGGCCGCCCCCGCGCAGCCCGATGCGTTCCAACCACCCCGCGATACGCTGCCCAATGCCCGCCGCAGGCTCGCCCGGGTCCGCGGGGCCTGCGCCTGGCTCGCCCGAGTCGTCTTTTGCCTGCAGGCGCGGGGCCAGGGCCAGGATGCCGCCGCCGACAAGCAGCAGGCCCAGGAAGACCCCCACGACCACGGAGATGATGCCCCAGGGCTTCTCGGCCCCGCCGGACGGCGTCGGCGATGGCGTCGCAGGCGGTTGTGTCGGCGAACCCTGCGGGCGCAACGGGGTGCGCGTGGCCGTCGCGAGGGCCGCCGTCGTCGGCGTCTGCGTGGGCAGTTGGGTCGGGATCTCAA
This DNA window, taken from Chloroflexota bacterium, encodes the following:
- a CDS encoding G5 domain-containing protein; protein product: MKPGAVCRRSSRRYFAVAACALIVAALALLSACASPSATTITIVADGEERVFSTTAATVNQALKEAGVALGALDRVSPPSWTAIAPGLRIVIVRVTEEMLTQTQPIPYARKIIHDEALPAGEHRLIQAGKEGVEELTYRIVREDGVEVSRNLVKRATAVAPVDEILVVGSKGSLPPVAFKGTIAYISSRNAWIMRENSEGRRPLTSEGDLDRQVFSLSRDGKLLLYSRENPKGDDPVFNSLWVITTTVKGESPSPLGIDNVLWADWSPAGDAIAFSTGERAAGIPGWKARNDLWIARAPTFTPTQVLSPTANIYYPWWGTTYAWAPDGTKLAYANAGEVGVVDMSTGTRKRLVQFAPFDSQSTWVWVPGVSWSPDSRFLATVVHGYAGTGIPEESPLFDLWILSADGAMVVPVARDVGMWANPAWSPWTEEAQTQNVILFGVAENPTHSQLSLYELYIMDRDGSNRRRVFPLPGERGVDTVETAWSPDGQAAALVFQGDLYLLDPASGQVQQLTADGNSSHIRWAK